In Halichondria panicea chromosome 17, odHalPani1.1, whole genome shotgun sequence, a single window of DNA contains:
- the LOC135351543 gene encoding uncharacterized protein LOC135351543 isoform X10, translating to MCCFKMASNLRPCSYNQYDKSCLEKAISELEKGTIPSVRRAALLYGIPRSTLHDHFKEKVAPNAKPGPAPYLSIEEEEELSNFLVKCSRIGYPKTRQQVLGIVQEIVGKRRPDVCVTNGWWERFSNRHPNICLKTSIPLSYVRAMAEDEGSLKGYFDLLETTLHENDIFDHPSHIYNCDETGMPLNPKPLKVVSERGAKNPSNICGSTKNQVSVLACSSATGHTLPPYIILARKTLNQEITFNEVPGSRYGLSTRGWMDMRLFSEWFTVHFLPYAPSARPLLLLMDGHKSHFCPEMIKMAAKEGIVLFALPPHTTHLCQPLDKGPFAPLKIEWRKVVHKFISANKGREVTVYDFNTVFSEAWYNAMTASNVISGFRCTGIYPFNRNAVKARSEKFRRFDQDALSKGSKINYVPLFSPDRARHTDSNLDTEDENDSSSSASSPPFGNSRCNTLSPIQHKTLKDFLVTPKAPNRGKGPVPKGRVLTSRQNLLLLEEQKKKKQEEAQLKEDRKNLREEKLRLKKLKVSAATRKASKSARSRIATKTSVTTVDDFSPEEEARYERRREEGYDIPDPRYERWLETRKGHCNDSNSSGDNEPFQTKAVYGAASKGSRSKENSLSTFPVVPKPTQTGGRDRAASKGSRSKENSLSTSPVIPKPTQTGGRGRAASKGSRSGENGLSTSPVVPKPTQTGRRDRAASKGSRPEEYGLSTSPVVPKPTQARGRGRGSNEAILVMCCTDGTCNHPRASNWVSCDSCDEWFHCVCAGVRINDAPNTEFICHCCHGI from the exons ATGTGCTGTTTCAAAATGGCATCCAACTTGAg GCCATGCAGTTATAATCAGTACGACAAAAGCTGCTTAGAGAAAGCTATATCTGAGCTTGAGAAAGGAACTATTCCTAGTGTGCGAAGAGCTGCTttattatacggtataccGAGATCGACTCTTCATGACCATTTTAAGGAAAAAGTTGCGCCTAATGCAAAGCCTGGACCTGCACCATATCTCAGCATTGAGGAAGAGGAAGAATTGTCGAACTTTCTTGTTAAATGTTCAAGAATAGGATACCCTAAGACAAGGCAACAGGTTCTAGGAATTGTTCAGGAAATTGTTGGCAAACGGCGTCCAGATGTATGTGTAACAAATGGATGGTGGGAGAGATTTTCGAATCGTCACCCAAATATTTGTTTGAAAACTTCAATACCCCTCTCTTATGTCCGTGCCATGGCAGAAGATGAGGGATCACTGAAAGGTTACTTTGATCTGCTGGAAACAACACTGCACGAGAATGATATTTTTGATCATCCTAgtcatatatataattgtgaCGAGACGGGCATGCCTCTCAATCCCAAGCCTTTAAAAGTTGTTAGTGAAAGAGGTGCCAAAAATCCATCAAATATCTGTGGCTCCACAAAGAACCAAGTATCGGTTTTAGCCTGCTCAAGTGCCACTGGACATACGCTTCCCCCTTACATAATTTTAGCACGAAAAACTTTGAACCAAGAGATTACATTTAATGAAGTACCTGGATCTAGGTATGGTCTCTCCACCAGAGGATGGATGGATATGCGTTTGTTTAGTGAGTggtttacagttcattttttGCCTTATGCTCCTTCTGCTCGACCTTTACTACTCCTAATGGATGGCCACAAGTCACACTTCTGTCCTGAAATGATAAAAATGGCAGCAAAGGAAGGTATCGTACTTTTTGctctcccccctcacactACTCACTTGTGTCAACCCCTTGACAAAGGTCCTTTTGCGCCTTTAAAAATCGAATGGAGAAAAGTTGTGCATAAATTTATATCTGCTAACAAAGGTCGAGAAGTCACTGTTTATGATTTCAATACTGTTTTCTCTGAGGCTTGGTACAATGCTATGACAGCAAGTAATGTAATTTCTGGATTTAGATGCACGGGTATATACCCTTTCAATAGAAATGCTGTAAAAGCAAGATCTGAAAAATTCCGTAGGTTCGATCAAGATGCTCTATCAAAGGGGAGCAAGATCAACTATGTTCCTCTCTTCAGCCCCGACCGAGCTagacacactgacagtaatcTTGATACAGAAGATGAAAATGATAGCAGTTCGAGTGCTTCTTCTCCTCCTTTTGGTAATAGCAGGTGCAACACACTCTCTCCCATCCAACACAAAACTCTCAAAGATTTTTTGGTCACACCTAAGGCACCAAACCGAGGAAAGGGTCCAGTGCCAAAGGGTAGGGTTTTAACAAGCCGGCAAAATTTGCTTCTTCTAGAAGAACAGAAAAAAAAGAAACAAGAAGAAGCTCAGCTCAAGGAAGATCGCAAGAATCTCCGAGAAGAGAAACTGCGGCTTAAGAAACTGAAAGTATCGG CTGCCACCAGAAAAGCTTCTAAAAGTGCTCGCAGCAGAATAGCAACCAAAACTTCTGTCACTACTGTTGATG ATTTTTCTCCTGAAGAAGAAGCCAGGTATGAGAGGAGACGTGAGGAGGGATATGACATTCCAGACCCACGCTACGAACGCTGGCTCG AAACAAGAAAGGGCCACTGTAATGATTCTAACAGTTCAGGTGACAACGAGCCGTTTCAAACGAAAGCAGTGTATGGAG CTGCGTCCAAGGGGAGCCGTTCGAAGGAGAACAGTCTCTCTACTTTCCCTGTTGTTCCTAAACCCACTCAGACTGGAGGAAGGGATAGAG CTGCGTCCAAGGGGAGCCGTTCGAAGGAGAACAGTCTGTCTACTTCCCCTGTTATCCCTAAACCCACTCAGACTGGAGGAAGGGGTAGAG CTGCGTCCAAGGGGAGCCGTTCGGGGGAAAACGGTCTCTCTACTTCCCCTGTTGTCCCTAAACCCACTCAGACTGGAAGAAGGGATAGAG CTGCGTCCAAGGGGAGCCGTCCGGAGGAGTACGGTCTCTCTACTTCCCCTGTTGTCCCTAAACCCACTCAGGCTAGAGGAAGGGGTAGAG GAAGCAATGAAGCTATTCTGGTGATGTGCTGCACAGACGGCACTTGCAATCATCCCAGAGCAAGTAACTGGGTCAGCTGTGACAGCTGTGACGAATGgtttcactgtgtgtgtgcaggtgtcaGAATTAATGATGCTCCAAACACTGAATTTATTTGCCATTGCTGTCATGGAATTTAG
- the LOC135351543 gene encoding uncharacterized protein LOC135351543 isoform X9, whose protein sequence is MCCFKMASNLRPCSYNQYDKSCLEKAISELEKGTIPSVRRAALLYGIPRSTLHDHFKEKVAPNAKPGPAPYLSIEEEEELSNFLVKCSRIGYPKTRQQVLGIVQEIVGKRRPDVCVTNGWWERFSNRHPNICLKTSIPLSYVRAMAEDEGSLKGYFDLLETTLHENDIFDHPSHIYNCDETGMPLNPKPLKVVSERGAKNPSNICGSTKNQVSVLACSSATGHTLPPYIILARKTLNQEITFNEVPGSRYGLSTRGWMDMRLFSEWFTVHFLPYAPSARPLLLLMDGHKSHFCPEMIKMAAKEGIVLFALPPHTTHLCQPLDKGPFAPLKIEWRKVVHKFISANKGREVTVYDFNTVFSEAWYNAMTASNVISGFRCTGIYPFNRNAVKARSEKFRRFDQDALSKGSKINYVPLFSPDRARHTDSNLDTEDENDSSSSASSPPFGNSRCNTLSPIQHKTLKDFLVTPKAPNRGKGPVPKGRVLTSRQNLLLLEEQKKKKQEEAQLKEDRKNLREEKLRLKKLKVSAATRKASKSARSRIATKTSVTTVDDFSPEEEARYERRREEGYDIPDPRYERWLEMTVDPNNLETRKGHCNDSNSSGDNEPFQTKAVYGAASKGSRSKENSLSTFPVVPKPTQTGGRDRAASKGSRSKENSLSTSPVIPKPTQTGGRGRAASKGSRSGENGLSTSPVVPKPTQTGRRDRAASKGSRPEEYGLSTSPVVPKPTQARGRGRGSNEAILVMCCTDGTCNHPRASNWVSCDSCDEWFHCVCAGVRINDAPNTEFICHCCHGI, encoded by the exons ATGTGCTGTTTCAAAATGGCATCCAACTTGAg GCCATGCAGTTATAATCAGTACGACAAAAGCTGCTTAGAGAAAGCTATATCTGAGCTTGAGAAAGGAACTATTCCTAGTGTGCGAAGAGCTGCTttattatacggtataccGAGATCGACTCTTCATGACCATTTTAAGGAAAAAGTTGCGCCTAATGCAAAGCCTGGACCTGCACCATATCTCAGCATTGAGGAAGAGGAAGAATTGTCGAACTTTCTTGTTAAATGTTCAAGAATAGGATACCCTAAGACAAGGCAACAGGTTCTAGGAATTGTTCAGGAAATTGTTGGCAAACGGCGTCCAGATGTATGTGTAACAAATGGATGGTGGGAGAGATTTTCGAATCGTCACCCAAATATTTGTTTGAAAACTTCAATACCCCTCTCTTATGTCCGTGCCATGGCAGAAGATGAGGGATCACTGAAAGGTTACTTTGATCTGCTGGAAACAACACTGCACGAGAATGATATTTTTGATCATCCTAgtcatatatataattgtgaCGAGACGGGCATGCCTCTCAATCCCAAGCCTTTAAAAGTTGTTAGTGAAAGAGGTGCCAAAAATCCATCAAATATCTGTGGCTCCACAAAGAACCAAGTATCGGTTTTAGCCTGCTCAAGTGCCACTGGACATACGCTTCCCCCTTACATAATTTTAGCACGAAAAACTTTGAACCAAGAGATTACATTTAATGAAGTACCTGGATCTAGGTATGGTCTCTCCACCAGAGGATGGATGGATATGCGTTTGTTTAGTGAGTggtttacagttcattttttGCCTTATGCTCCTTCTGCTCGACCTTTACTACTCCTAATGGATGGCCACAAGTCACACTTCTGTCCTGAAATGATAAAAATGGCAGCAAAGGAAGGTATCGTACTTTTTGctctcccccctcacactACTCACTTGTGTCAACCCCTTGACAAAGGTCCTTTTGCGCCTTTAAAAATCGAATGGAGAAAAGTTGTGCATAAATTTATATCTGCTAACAAAGGTCGAGAAGTCACTGTTTATGATTTCAATACTGTTTTCTCTGAGGCTTGGTACAATGCTATGACAGCAAGTAATGTAATTTCTGGATTTAGATGCACGGGTATATACCCTTTCAATAGAAATGCTGTAAAAGCAAGATCTGAAAAATTCCGTAGGTTCGATCAAGATGCTCTATCAAAGGGGAGCAAGATCAACTATGTTCCTCTCTTCAGCCCCGACCGAGCTagacacactgacagtaatcTTGATACAGAAGATGAAAATGATAGCAGTTCGAGTGCTTCTTCTCCTCCTTTTGGTAATAGCAGGTGCAACACACTCTCTCCCATCCAACACAAAACTCTCAAAGATTTTTTGGTCACACCTAAGGCACCAAACCGAGGAAAGGGTCCAGTGCCAAAGGGTAGGGTTTTAACAAGCCGGCAAAATTTGCTTCTTCTAGAAGAACAGAAAAAAAAGAAACAAGAAGAAGCTCAGCTCAAGGAAGATCGCAAGAATCTCCGAGAAGAGAAACTGCGGCTTAAGAAACTGAAAGTATCGG CTGCCACCAGAAAAGCTTCTAAAAGTGCTCGCAGCAGAATAGCAACCAAAACTTCTGTCACTACTGTTGATG ATTTTTCTCCTGAAGAAGAAGCCAGGTATGAGAGGAGACGTGAGGAGGGATATGACATTCCAGACCCACGCTACGAACGCTGGCTCG AAATGACTGTAGACCCCAACAATCTAGAAACAAGAAAGGGCCACTGTAATGATTCTAACAGTTCAGGTGACAACGAGCCGTTTCAAACGAAAGCAGTGTATGGAG CTGCGTCCAAGGGGAGCCGTTCGAAGGAGAACAGTCTCTCTACTTTCCCTGTTGTTCCTAAACCCACTCAGACTGGAGGAAGGGATAGAG CTGCGTCCAAGGGGAGCCGTTCGAAGGAGAACAGTCTGTCTACTTCCCCTGTTATCCCTAAACCCACTCAGACTGGAGGAAGGGGTAGAG CTGCGTCCAAGGGGAGCCGTTCGGGGGAAAACGGTCTCTCTACTTCCCCTGTTGTCCCTAAACCCACTCAGACTGGAAGAAGGGATAGAG CTGCGTCCAAGGGGAGCCGTCCGGAGGAGTACGGTCTCTCTACTTCCCCTGTTGTCCCTAAACCCACTCAGGCTAGAGGAAGGGGTAGAG GAAGCAATGAAGCTATTCTGGTGATGTGCTGCACAGACGGCACTTGCAATCATCCCAGAGCAAGTAACTGGGTCAGCTGTGACAGCTGTGACGAATGgtttcactgtgtgtgtgcaggtgtcaGAATTAATGATGCTCCAAACACTGAATTTATTTGCCATTGCTGTCATGGAATTTAG
- the LOC135351543 gene encoding uncharacterized protein LOC135351543 isoform X6 → MCCFKMASNLRPCSYNQYDKSCLEKAISELEKGTIPSVRRAALLYGIPRSTLHDHFKEKVAPNAKPGPAPYLSIEEEEELSNFLVKCSRIGYPKTRQQVLGIVQEIVGKRRPDVCVTNGWWERFSNRHPNICLKTSIPLSYVRAMAEDEGSLKGYFDLLETTLHENDIFDHPSHIYNCDETGMPLNPKPLKVVSERGAKNPSNICGSTKNQVSVLACSSATGHTLPPYIILARKTLNQEITFNEVPGSRYGLSTRGWMDMRLFSEWFTVHFLPYAPSARPLLLLMDGHKSHFCPEMIKMAAKEGIVLFALPPHTTHLCQPLDKGPFAPLKIEWRKVVHKFISANKGREVTVYDFNTVFSEAWYNAMTASNVISGFRCTGIYPFNRNAVKARSEKFRRFDQDALSKGSKINYVPLFSPDRARHTDSNLDTEDENDSSSSASSPPFGNSRCNTLSPIQHKTLKDFLVTPKAPNRGKGPVPKGRVLTSRQNLLLLEEQKKKKQEEAQLKEDRKNLREEKLRLKKLKVSAATRKASKSARSRIATKTSVTTVDDFSPEEEARYERRREEGYDIPDPRYERWLEMTVDPNNLETRKGHCNDSNSSGDNEPFQTKAVYGAASKGSRSEENSLSTSPVIPKPTQTGGRGRAASKGSLPEENGLSTSPVVPKPTQTGGRGRAASKGSLPEENGLSTSPVVPKPTQTGGRGRVTSKGSRPEENGLSTFPVVPKPTQTGRRDRAASKGSRSKENSLSTFPVVPKPTQTGGRDRAASKGSRSKENSLSTSPVIPKPTQTGGRGRAASKGSRSGENGLSTSPVVPKPTQTGRRDRAASKGSRPEEYGLSTSPVVPKPTQARGRGRGSNEAILVMCCTDGTCNHPRASNWVSCDSCDEWFHCVCAGVRINDAPNTEFICHCCHGI, encoded by the exons ATGTGCTGTTTCAAAATGGCATCCAACTTGAg GCCATGCAGTTATAATCAGTACGACAAAAGCTGCTTAGAGAAAGCTATATCTGAGCTTGAGAAAGGAACTATTCCTAGTGTGCGAAGAGCTGCTttattatacggtataccGAGATCGACTCTTCATGACCATTTTAAGGAAAAAGTTGCGCCTAATGCAAAGCCTGGACCTGCACCATATCTCAGCATTGAGGAAGAGGAAGAATTGTCGAACTTTCTTGTTAAATGTTCAAGAATAGGATACCCTAAGACAAGGCAACAGGTTCTAGGAATTGTTCAGGAAATTGTTGGCAAACGGCGTCCAGATGTATGTGTAACAAATGGATGGTGGGAGAGATTTTCGAATCGTCACCCAAATATTTGTTTGAAAACTTCAATACCCCTCTCTTATGTCCGTGCCATGGCAGAAGATGAGGGATCACTGAAAGGTTACTTTGATCTGCTGGAAACAACACTGCACGAGAATGATATTTTTGATCATCCTAgtcatatatataattgtgaCGAGACGGGCATGCCTCTCAATCCCAAGCCTTTAAAAGTTGTTAGTGAAAGAGGTGCCAAAAATCCATCAAATATCTGTGGCTCCACAAAGAACCAAGTATCGGTTTTAGCCTGCTCAAGTGCCACTGGACATACGCTTCCCCCTTACATAATTTTAGCACGAAAAACTTTGAACCAAGAGATTACATTTAATGAAGTACCTGGATCTAGGTATGGTCTCTCCACCAGAGGATGGATGGATATGCGTTTGTTTAGTGAGTggtttacagttcattttttGCCTTATGCTCCTTCTGCTCGACCTTTACTACTCCTAATGGATGGCCACAAGTCACACTTCTGTCCTGAAATGATAAAAATGGCAGCAAAGGAAGGTATCGTACTTTTTGctctcccccctcacactACTCACTTGTGTCAACCCCTTGACAAAGGTCCTTTTGCGCCTTTAAAAATCGAATGGAGAAAAGTTGTGCATAAATTTATATCTGCTAACAAAGGTCGAGAAGTCACTGTTTATGATTTCAATACTGTTTTCTCTGAGGCTTGGTACAATGCTATGACAGCAAGTAATGTAATTTCTGGATTTAGATGCACGGGTATATACCCTTTCAATAGAAATGCTGTAAAAGCAAGATCTGAAAAATTCCGTAGGTTCGATCAAGATGCTCTATCAAAGGGGAGCAAGATCAACTATGTTCCTCTCTTCAGCCCCGACCGAGCTagacacactgacagtaatcTTGATACAGAAGATGAAAATGATAGCAGTTCGAGTGCTTCTTCTCCTCCTTTTGGTAATAGCAGGTGCAACACACTCTCTCCCATCCAACACAAAACTCTCAAAGATTTTTTGGTCACACCTAAGGCACCAAACCGAGGAAAGGGTCCAGTGCCAAAGGGTAGGGTTTTAACAAGCCGGCAAAATTTGCTTCTTCTAGAAGAACAGAAAAAAAAGAAACAAGAAGAAGCTCAGCTCAAGGAAGATCGCAAGAATCTCCGAGAAGAGAAACTGCGGCTTAAGAAACTGAAAGTATCGG CTGCCACCAGAAAAGCTTCTAAAAGTGCTCGCAGCAGAATAGCAACCAAAACTTCTGTCACTACTGTTGATG ATTTTTCTCCTGAAGAAGAAGCCAGGTATGAGAGGAGACGTGAGGAGGGATATGACATTCCAGACCCACGCTACGAACGCTGGCTCG AAATGACTGTAGACCCCAACAATCTAGAAACAAGAAAGGGCCACTGTAATGATTCTAACAGTTCAGGTGACAACGAGCCGTTTCAAACGAAAGCAGTGTATGGAG CTGCGTCCAAGGGGAGCCGTTCGGAGGAGAACAGTCTCTCTACTTCCCCTGTTATCCCTAAACCCACTCAGACTGGAGGAAGGGGTAGAG CTGCGTCCAAGGGGAGCCTTCCGGAGGAGAACGGTCTCTCTACTTCCCCTGTTGTCCCTAAACCCACTCAGACTGGAGGAAGGGGTAGAG CTGCGTCCAAGGGGAGCCTTCCGGAGGAGAACGGTCTCTCTACTTCCCCTGTTGTCCCTAAACCCACTCAGACTGGAGGAAGGGGTAGAG TTACGTCCAAGGGGAGCCGTCCGGAGGAGAACGGTCTCTCTACTTTCCCTGTTGTCCCTAAACCCACTCAGACTGGAAGAAGGGATAGAG CTGCGTCCAAGGGGAGCCGTTCGAAGGAGAACAGTCTCTCTACTTTCCCTGTTGTTCCTAAACCCACTCAGACTGGAGGAAGGGATAGAG CTGCGTCCAAGGGGAGCCGTTCGAAGGAGAACAGTCTGTCTACTTCCCCTGTTATCCCTAAACCCACTCAGACTGGAGGAAGGGGTAGAG CTGCGTCCAAGGGGAGCCGTTCGGGGGAAAACGGTCTCTCTACTTCCCCTGTTGTCCCTAAACCCACTCAGACTGGAAGAAGGGATAGAG CTGCGTCCAAGGGGAGCCGTCCGGAGGAGTACGGTCTCTCTACTTCCCCTGTTGTCCCTAAACCCACTCAGGCTAGAGGAAGGGGTAGAG GAAGCAATGAAGCTATTCTGGTGATGTGCTGCACAGACGGCACTTGCAATCATCCCAGAGCAAGTAACTGGGTCAGCTGTGACAGCTGTGACGAATGgtttcactgtgtgtgtgcaggtgtcaGAATTAATGATGCTCCAAACACTGAATTTATTTGCCATTGCTGTCATGGAATTTAG
- the LOC135351543 gene encoding uncharacterized protein LOC135351543 isoform X7 has protein sequence MCCFKMASNLRPCSYNQYDKSCLEKAISELEKGTIPSVRRAALLYGIPRSTLHDHFKEKVAPNAKPGPAPYLSIEEEEELSNFLVKCSRIGYPKTRQQVLGIVQEIVGKRRPDVCVTNGWWERFSNRHPNICLKTSIPLSYVRAMAEDEGSLKGYFDLLETTLHENDIFDHPSHIYNCDETGMPLNPKPLKVVSERGAKNPSNICGSTKNQVSVLACSSATGHTLPPYIILARKTLNQEITFNEVPGSRYGLSTRGWMDMRLFSEWFTVHFLPYAPSARPLLLLMDGHKSHFCPEMIKMAAKEGIVLFALPPHTTHLCQPLDKGPFAPLKIEWRKVVHKFISANKGREVTVYDFNTVFSEAWYNAMTASNVISGFRCTGIYPFNRNAVKARSEKFRRFDQDALSKGSKINYVPLFSPDRARHTDSNLDTEDENDSSSSASSPPFGNSRCNTLSPIQHKTLKDFLVTPKAPNRGKGPVPKGRVLTSRQNLLLLEEQKKKKQEEAQLKEDRKNLREEKLRLKKLKVSAATRKASKSARSRIATKTSVTTVDDFSPEEEARYERRREEGYDIPDPRYERWLEMTVDPNNLETRKGHCNDSNSSGDNEPFQTKAVYGAASKGSRSEENSLSTSPVIPKPTQTGGRGRVTSKGSRPEENGLSTSPVVPKPTQTGGRGRAASKGSLPEENGLSTSPVVPKPTQTGGRGRAASKGSLPEENGLSTSPVVPKPTQTGGRGRAASKGSRSKENSLSTSPVIPKPTQTGGRGRAASKGSRSGENGLSTSPVVPKPTQTGRRDRAASKGSRPEEYGLSTSPVVPKPTQARGRGRGSNEAILVMCCTDGTCNHPRASNWVSCDSCDEWFHCVCAGVRINDAPNTEFICHCCHGI, from the exons ATGTGCTGTTTCAAAATGGCATCCAACTTGAg GCCATGCAGTTATAATCAGTACGACAAAAGCTGCTTAGAGAAAGCTATATCTGAGCTTGAGAAAGGAACTATTCCTAGTGTGCGAAGAGCTGCTttattatacggtataccGAGATCGACTCTTCATGACCATTTTAAGGAAAAAGTTGCGCCTAATGCAAAGCCTGGACCTGCACCATATCTCAGCATTGAGGAAGAGGAAGAATTGTCGAACTTTCTTGTTAAATGTTCAAGAATAGGATACCCTAAGACAAGGCAACAGGTTCTAGGAATTGTTCAGGAAATTGTTGGCAAACGGCGTCCAGATGTATGTGTAACAAATGGATGGTGGGAGAGATTTTCGAATCGTCACCCAAATATTTGTTTGAAAACTTCAATACCCCTCTCTTATGTCCGTGCCATGGCAGAAGATGAGGGATCACTGAAAGGTTACTTTGATCTGCTGGAAACAACACTGCACGAGAATGATATTTTTGATCATCCTAgtcatatatataattgtgaCGAGACGGGCATGCCTCTCAATCCCAAGCCTTTAAAAGTTGTTAGTGAAAGAGGTGCCAAAAATCCATCAAATATCTGTGGCTCCACAAAGAACCAAGTATCGGTTTTAGCCTGCTCAAGTGCCACTGGACATACGCTTCCCCCTTACATAATTTTAGCACGAAAAACTTTGAACCAAGAGATTACATTTAATGAAGTACCTGGATCTAGGTATGGTCTCTCCACCAGAGGATGGATGGATATGCGTTTGTTTAGTGAGTggtttacagttcattttttGCCTTATGCTCCTTCTGCTCGACCTTTACTACTCCTAATGGATGGCCACAAGTCACACTTCTGTCCTGAAATGATAAAAATGGCAGCAAAGGAAGGTATCGTACTTTTTGctctcccccctcacactACTCACTTGTGTCAACCCCTTGACAAAGGTCCTTTTGCGCCTTTAAAAATCGAATGGAGAAAAGTTGTGCATAAATTTATATCTGCTAACAAAGGTCGAGAAGTCACTGTTTATGATTTCAATACTGTTTTCTCTGAGGCTTGGTACAATGCTATGACAGCAAGTAATGTAATTTCTGGATTTAGATGCACGGGTATATACCCTTTCAATAGAAATGCTGTAAAAGCAAGATCTGAAAAATTCCGTAGGTTCGATCAAGATGCTCTATCAAAGGGGAGCAAGATCAACTATGTTCCTCTCTTCAGCCCCGACCGAGCTagacacactgacagtaatcTTGATACAGAAGATGAAAATGATAGCAGTTCGAGTGCTTCTTCTCCTCCTTTTGGTAATAGCAGGTGCAACACACTCTCTCCCATCCAACACAAAACTCTCAAAGATTTTTTGGTCACACCTAAGGCACCAAACCGAGGAAAGGGTCCAGTGCCAAAGGGTAGGGTTTTAACAAGCCGGCAAAATTTGCTTCTTCTAGAAGAACAGAAAAAAAAGAAACAAGAAGAAGCTCAGCTCAAGGAAGATCGCAAGAATCTCCGAGAAGAGAAACTGCGGCTTAAGAAACTGAAAGTATCGG CTGCCACCAGAAAAGCTTCTAAAAGTGCTCGCAGCAGAATAGCAACCAAAACTTCTGTCACTACTGTTGATG ATTTTTCTCCTGAAGAAGAAGCCAGGTATGAGAGGAGACGTGAGGAGGGATATGACATTCCAGACCCACGCTACGAACGCTGGCTCG AAATGACTGTAGACCCCAACAATCTAGAAACAAGAAAGGGCCACTGTAATGATTCTAACAGTTCAGGTGACAACGAGCCGTTTCAAACGAAAGCAGTGTATGGAG CTGCGTCCAAGGGGAGCCGTTCGGAGGAGAACAGTCTCTCTACTTCCCCTGTTATCCCTAAACCCACTCAGACTGGAGGAAGGGGTAGAG TTACGTCCAAGGGGAGCCGTCCGGAGGAGAACGGTCTCTCTACTTCCCCTGTTGTCCCTAAACCCACTCAGACTGGAGGAAGGGGTAGAG CTGCGTCCAAGGGGAGCCTTCCGGAGGAGAACGGTCTCTCTACTTCCCCTGTTGTCCCTAAACCCACTCAGACTGGAGGAAGGGGTAGAG CTGCGTCCAAGGGGAGCCTTCCGGAGGAGAACGGTCTCTCTACTTCCCCTGTTGTCCCTAAACCCACTCAGACTGGAGGAAGGGGTAGAG CTGCGTCCAAGGGGAGCCGTTCGAAGGAGAACAGTCTGTCTACTTCCCCTGTTATCCCTAAACCCACTCAGACTGGAGGAAGGGGTAGAG CTGCGTCCAAGGGGAGCCGTTCGGGGGAAAACGGTCTCTCTACTTCCCCTGTTGTCCCTAAACCCACTCAGACTGGAAGAAGGGATAGAG CTGCGTCCAAGGGGAGCCGTCCGGAGGAGTACGGTCTCTCTACTTCCCCTGTTGTCCCTAAACCCACTCAGGCTAGAGGAAGGGGTAGAG GAAGCAATGAAGCTATTCTGGTGATGTGCTGCACAGACGGCACTTGCAATCATCCCAGAGCAAGTAACTGGGTCAGCTGTGACAGCTGTGACGAATGgtttcactgtgtgtgtgcaggtgtcaGAATTAATGATGCTCCAAACACTGAATTTATTTGCCATTGCTGTCATGGAATTTAG